From the Argentina anserina chromosome 3, drPotAnse1.1, whole genome shotgun sequence genome, the window TttatatactcgtttccaaaatcggaaactaacttccgacgttaataactttcacgtccgacgtccgatttgaacgcgtgacatgtccacAAACTCATATCGACAATCCCTACaattttcgtgaaggaagtttttgcgaccgagcgacagaataaaagtcgatatattcgttgcggaaacgtaacgtttttctaattaaacgttctcggaacgtttccgttttggtttcgtaaagtcgcaaacaaccgaattcatttaaattgaatttcacaacttatagaattcaaataaaaaaccaaatattgttccgAAAAAAATAGGATTATTACAACTTCTTCGAATGTGGTGGAGTGGCGCGCATCTGGAAATGAGCCACAGAAGCATCAAGATAAAACTTGGGTATAATAAGGCCTTCCATGTGGTTTCAATCAGTGAACATGCGAAAAAGGCCAGGGCAGGCATTGACAGAAAactttgtaataaccctaaatttcattacattatttgattcaatttgaattctatttaattatgaatttcagtttaaatgaatttaattatttgcAACGttacggaaacggaaacggaaacggaaacattctcggaacgtttgaattgaaaaacgttacatttccgtaacgtttatatcgacttttattccgtcgctcggttgcgaaaactttcttcacgaaagttgtagagctcgtcgatacgagttcgtggatatgtgacgcgttcgaatcggacgacgtacgtaaaagttattaacgtcggaagttagtttccgatttggaaactagtataaataggatgTTTTagagttagggtttccatttcaggaaacccttctctctctcttcacttcCGCCGCACaccctctctcaccctcggatcactctctctctccccgaaacccCATCTTCCTCTCCTTCACGACCCGAGCTCTCTCCCATCTCCCATCTTCCTCTCCTTCACGACCCAAACACTCTCacccactctctctctctttcatttgctctctccccgaaacacTCCCACCCTCACCCCGAAGATTTACCCCGGCGATCTCCCACACAGGGCCGCCGTGACGTGCACCGCTCGGCCCAACCACGTCGCGAGGACCACATCTGCCACCCTTCAGCTCGCCAGCTCGAGACTCGCCGCCTTGAGGACGCCCGACGTTGCCAAGCTTCTGCAAGTTTCGGCAACGATCTTCATCGCCACCATCGAGCTCCAAACGAGCTTTCCATCATCAAATTGAGGTGAGATACGTGCTAGGATGgattgtgtgtttgttgtgTGATGTTTTTGGGTGATTTGGGAGGTTGtaggtggagatcggagggagaGATGGAATGGGAGGTTACCGCcgctttaggcggcgcgtgaggttaGTAGGAGGGGGTATGAGGCGGCTTTAAGCCGCcggaaggaggaggaagaagaaaaggagagaaatggggcggcggtggcatcacacgcgccgccgtgtgaggcggtgtaattagttttgactgaaagggtattttggtaatttactgtgtaacggtaaatgtaaatgtaaattttatttactacggtaaatgtaattaatttttaccttcggtagatgtaaatataaattactttcagtaaatgtagaaagtaatttgtaaaagggtaatttagtaaattttatttactaagattgtatttacatttaaatcgtacgtatacgtacataaatacgtattaataattatacgtacagaaatacgtattaataattatacgtacagaaatacgtattaatatttatatgtacagaaatacgtattactatttatacgtacagaaatacgtattactatttatacgtacagaaatacgtattaatattatacgtacagaaatacgtattaatatttatacgtacagaaatacgtattaatatttatacgtacagaaatacgtattaatatttatacgtacaggaatacgtatataatatttatacgtacagaaatacgtattaattgcataAATGTATAGTATccgggaatagtaacagtgaacagtaacaccgaacagtaatttcgtaaaaaccgaaaaattgctgaacagtaaccgattattaatgtttcggcatttaaaggtttacgaaacgattctaaattcttttcttatcttttcaaggtgatcgttaaatcgaggaaatgaattatcatcgggaattgtggaattacgctcgaggcgataaggtgagtaaaatctcactgaattacgaatctaccctcgtggtgattcaacatttttgcaagtgtgtttatttaatgaattacaacatgtatataacttagtggactacgtatatacagtataatggtaataaatacatatatatatatatagttcattaaattacatactgttattaattcattaaaaatagtcatttcggtgacagaaaaattgtgcatgtgtgattttaatggtacgatatgatgtgagattatcgtacgtaatttttcaggtgtttatgaaatatgacatgtatatgatatagtggactatgtatatattgtataaatggtaaataaatacgaatatatatagtttgctatataatatactgttatgatttttattgtggatatatcgtgaaagttttaaaacgtacaatatgatgtgtgattattgtacatgattttatcacgaagaatgtgaaatattgtgatttgtcttcggacgtgatgtgtggtataatatgatgtgagattattgtacgtgtttggcaagtcagaacctagcctttggccgggcgaaagttacgatacagttagagctctagtctgtcagccatagtacttcatgtgaggtaacgggtggttagctactcatgagtactcagattgttttggatgttgggtaacgggtggttacccaatatcaccatagtacttcatgtgaggtaacgggtggttatctactcatgagtactcagattgttttggatgttgggtagcgggtggttacccaatatcagagtagtactgcatgtgaggtaacgggtggttatctgctcatgggtactcagattgttttggatgttgggtagcgggtggctatccaatatcagcggtgtattacgagaggggtaacagatgtgtaccagcgttcttggtacccgtattataaatgcattgggtaaccagaagggttacttaatttcctcatgagcgttttatttcatatttcttgcgtcaaccagatgggctgactattgactcatgagggcatttatatttgttgttttgtgatctttcgtatatattgatatgcgaactgtattgtgattttactcatacgagctataagcttaccgggtttgtgtttacaatcccggtgcaccaattcgatggtgtaggggataattcggcaggtgctgattagtggaggttgagtgacgactacagaggcttgaAGTCGTTCATATTCTACTTGCGGTGAGGTTTTTTTGTGTGGacttgtgtgtgagaatttgtgagtgatctgtgaggattattacattttcattttgtgtatggattataatttgggttgtaataattggttgtctgagttgtattgagaactcagaattgatccgctgttacaatTTAATGATTtctatttatttgagattattttgtgtttaacgactttagaattttgagtttttaagcttgaaattttagggtcgttacaaacTTATTGGGGAATTTTTGGTGCAATGATAGAAGAAAGTGGAGGAGATCTTCAAAGCTAGGTTGCTACATTGCGGGAATGCATGGACGACTATAAGGTTAACTATCCTAATGGAGTTGCTGGCTTGCTGCAGAGCACGCCTATCAAACAATCAAAGAGTCTGGAAATTTCTTAGTAAAGGAGGGTATGGACAAACTATACTTGCAGCAGTTGGTGCTTGTTTCCCTTCTATGAGACCAACTTTGGATGGGGAAAACCTTTATGGGCAAGTTTCTGTACTtcccaaaagaaaattttagtTCTATTGATGGATGCGAAAGATGGTGCTGATACCGAAGCGTACTTGACTTTCTCGATCAGAGGAGGATATGGCCATAATTGAAAGCAATCAGGAGCTGCTTGCTTATGGATCTTTGAATCCAACAGTCATATAGCTAGTGAAAGTATGCAGAAAATCTCCTATCTTGCATGTGTTTAACAATTGTGATCTGTCATTGTTTTCTTGCTCATTGTTCATTCTTTTAAGTAAATTTATCTTGTTGAGAGAACATCTGCACAACTgtacttttgtttttcttctgttACTACCCTTCTTAAGCTTTGGGATAAACATGTCGCATAAGGTTGCCCATGCCTACACACGTACTCGGCGCATGCATACATTGTTGGGCTGCTAAGCCTGCTATATGACTTGGTTCTGGTGTAAATTAGCTTCCAGTGATTCGTTGCAGCTTCTGTTTCTCCGCCACAAGATTTCTTCATCAAGTCATCGCAACATTTCACATGGAATATGTTCATGAAGCTAGTAAAACAAGAATCAGTGTTTGAGGCCTCAAAGATTGCATTTCTCAAGTCTAAAGCTTTTAGTGCTACAGTCCCAAATCCCACAAGCGTGGAGGTAGTGTTCGTTCTCATTTAAAAATGGGCTACAGCTCTTCAGGATATAATTCACTCTCGTTCTACAAGGCCAGCCTTgtggatttaaaaaaaaaaagtgaaaaacgtTGCGCAAACCCAATTTCATGTACAAATGTTGGAGTATCTGCATGCAGCAAAGGCAGAAGAAAGAGAGGCAAATCTTCAAATAACACTATAACAGCCATGCTCAGGAAAGGTAGTGTGGAATTTAAACTGAAATACGGTAATGGACATCTAATGCGGAAGTAAGCAATTGCACCAGTTGCACAAATGCAAAATCAGGTTACTATATACAGCATAGTGGCTTCCAttgttttatttgtttatcAAGAACAGAATTAATAAAGCAGCCAACTGGCATTGCTTTTTTATGTTGTAAACTGGAAGTATGGATGGCTGAAGCAACTGCCCTCAGAGATGCCCTTCTCAAAGCAAAAGAACTCAACTTTGCAAAAGTGGTGGTTGAAGGTGATTCTTCTTTGGTCATCAATTGTATCAAAAATACCTTCACCACCCCTTGGAGATTACTTACAGTTGTCCAAGATATCAAACGACTTGCTGCTGAGTTTGAAGACATTTCCTTCCTCCTGAGGGAAGCCAATTTCGTTTCCAATGCGCTCGCCAATGTTGGTCAAAGTTCAATGTTATCCCGTAATTGGGAGATGAATTTTCCCCAAAGTGTTGTGGCTGCTTTGAATTTTGATCTTTTTGTAGCTCGCTTCTCCAGAAGTTTCTCTTCGAAAATTAGTCCTTttcgtataaaaaaaaaactggaaGTATGGATCAAGATGCCGTGAGGGATGATATCGTTGAAATTAAGACCATATATGACTCTCAATTCAACTATGAACTATATATCTACTACAAAAGCCGACAGCCAACCAGGGGTAATTGTCCAAGACAACTATAAGTCTACATTCTACAACTGCCCCGTTGGTACGGTGCAGGGTTTTCTTCTAGGAGGCCAATGTTAGACGGAAAGCATCGGATATGGGTGAGTACCCCAGAAGCACAAGTCAAGAATGTCAACTGTAAAGATTGACACTCAAGGGTTTTAAATAAGAAACATGGGCTGAACTTGAAACCAATAACTCAGGAGAACCAAGCATGTGCATCTCTCAATCACACTCAACTACAACTAGTCCAATGACAATATTTTCTGTTATGAGAAATTGAGAATGAAGTTATATAGGAGCCCTCATCCTATGGTCAACTCGAGCCCTTATATAGATGGTATCGAGTTCATGGATATGAAACTCAATTGTGGAGAAGAAAAATGAGTACAGATATCCAGGTTGAaatcattcacaaagaaacaATAACACCATCCTCTCCAACTCTGCCCCACCATAAAGTTGTAGAACTCTCTTTTCTGGATCAGTTTATTCCTGAAGTTTATGTCCCGCTGATTCTTTTCTATCCCAATCATACTGATGGTGAGGTTGATACCAATCACCAGTCATTGATAGCAGAAAAATGCGGCATTCTAAAAGCATCACTATCCAAAACTCTCACTCAATTCTATCCCTTAGCAGGGAAATTCCAGTACAATGATTCATTCTGTTGCGATGACCGTGGGGCTGCATTCATTGTAGCCAGGGTGAATTGTCGGATATCAAGGATTTTGGAAAATCCTGATACTGAGATGCTAAAATGTCTGTTTCCAGCTGCTGTAGGATCCACACAAGCACTTACAGGTCATCTTCTACTGGTCCAGATCAACTTCTTCGAATGTGGTGGAATGGCAATTGCAATCAGCATTTCACACAAGGTGGCAGATGCTTTTACCTTCAGCACTTTCATAAAAAGCTGGTCCGCGGCTGCCCTTGTCCCCAGTAGTACGACTGATCATCCAGTGGTTCCTGCGGATTTTGGTGCTGCAGCTTTTCTTTATCCTCCACAAGATTTCTTAAACTCACCAAAACCTCTTGTGGAATTTATTCAAGGAAAGTGCATAACAAGAAGATTGGTCTTTGACGCCTCACGAATTGCTGCTCTCAAGTCCAAAGCTGCTAGTGCTTCCGTGCCAAATCCCACACGTGTTGAAGTAGTGTCAGCACTCATCTGGAAATGTGCCATGGAAGCATCACGATCAAACTTGGGTTCGATAAGGCCTTCCTTGTGGTGTCAAGCAGTGAACATGCGGAAAAGATCAGGGCAGGCCTTCACAGAAAACATATTGGGAAATTTTGTGTGGCGCTTTGCAGCAATGACAGTAGAAAGTGAAGTAGATCTTCAAAGCTTGGTTACTGCATTGCGGAAAAGCATCGAGGACTTTAAAGTAAATTACCCTAATGGACTTACTGTCGAGAATGCCTATCAATTAATCAAAGAGTCTGGGAACTTCTTTGCAAGGGAGGGCGTAGACAACTATAATTGCACCAGTTGGTGCTGGTTACCTTTATATGAAACCAACTTTGGATGGGGAAAGCCATATTGGGTAAGTTTCCCTAGTCTCCAATTGAAAAATATAGTCATATTGATGGATGCAAAAGATGGCAATGGCATCGAAACATCCTTGACTTTCTTAGAAGAGGACATGGCCAAAGTTGAAAGCAATAAGGAGCTGCTTGCTTATGGAGCTTTGAATCCAA encodes:
- the LOC126788819 gene encoding BAHD acyltransferase At5g47980-like, whose amino-acid sequence is MSTDIQVEIIHKETITPSSPTLPHHKVVELSFLDQFIPEVYVPLILFYPNHTDGEVDTNHQSLIAEKCGILKASLSKTLTQFYPLAGKFQYNDSFCCDDRGAAFIVARVNCRISRILENPDTEMLKCLFPAAVGSTQALTGHLLLVQINFFECGGMAIAISISHKVADAFTFSTFIKSWSAAALVPSSTTDHPVVPADFGAAAFLYPPQDFLNSPKPLVEFIQGKCITRRLVFDASRIAALKSKAASASVPNPTRVEVVSALIWKCAMEASRSNLGSIRPSLWCQAVNMRKRSGQAFTENILGNFVWRFAAMTVESEVDLQSLVTALRKSIEDFKVNYPNGLTVENAYQLIKESGNFFAREGVDNYNCTSWCWLPLYETNFGWGKPYWVSFPSLQLKNIVILMDAKDGNGIETSLTFLEEDMAKVESNKELLAYGALNPTVI